A genomic window from Deltaproteobacteria bacterium includes:
- the gap gene encoding type I glyceraldehyde-3-phosphate dehydrogenase, translating to MAVKVGINGFGRIGRNFFRAAYKDPSLEIVAVNDITDAKTLAHLLMYDSVHGRFGEPVKVEDNAIVVGGKKVQVLACKDPSELPWGKLGVEVVIESTGKYTEREGAAKHLSAGAKRVLISAPAKGEDATFVMGVNENRFDPAKHAIISNASCTTNCLAPVAKVLLDTFGIERGLMTTIHAYTNDQKILDLPHKDLRRARAAGVSMIPTTTGAAKAVSLVIPELKGKLDGMAIRVPTPNVSVVDLTVELSKAATAEEINAAMKKAADGPLSGILQYVDEPLVSIDFNHDPCSSAFDALSTKVIGGKMAKVLAWYDNEWGYSCRLVDLAKFVSRAK from the coding sequence ATGGCGGTCAAGGTCGGCATCAACGGGTTCGGGCGGATCGGGCGGAACTTCTTCCGGGCGGCGTACAAGGATCCCTCGCTGGAAATCGTCGCGGTCAACGACATCACCGACGCGAAGACGCTGGCGCACCTCCTCATGTACGACTCCGTGCACGGCCGCTTCGGGGAGCCGGTGAAGGTCGAGGACAACGCCATCGTCGTCGGCGGGAAGAAGGTCCAGGTCCTCGCGTGCAAGGATCCTTCCGAGCTTCCGTGGGGGAAGCTGGGCGTCGAGGTCGTCATCGAGTCCACCGGAAAGTACACCGAGCGGGAGGGCGCCGCGAAGCACCTCTCGGCCGGCGCGAAGCGGGTCCTGATCTCCGCGCCCGCGAAGGGCGAGGACGCCACCTTCGTGATGGGCGTCAACGAGAACCGGTTCGACCCCGCGAAGCACGCGATCATCTCCAACGCCTCCTGCACGACCAACTGCCTCGCCCCGGTGGCCAAGGTGCTCCTGGACACCTTCGGGATCGAGCGGGGGCTCATGACCACCATCCACGCGTACACGAACGACCAGAAGATCCTCGACCTCCCCCACAAGGACCTGCGTCGGGCCCGCGCCGCCGGCGTGTCGATGATCCCCACGACGACCGGCGCCGCCAAGGCGGTCTCCCTGGTCATCCCGGAGCTGAAGGGGAAGCTCGACGGGATGGCGATCCGCGTCCCGACCCCCAACGTCTCGGTCGTCGACCTGACGGTCGAGCTGTCGAAGGCGGCCACCGCGGAGGAGATCAACGCGGCGATGAAGAAGGCGGCCGACGGGCCCCTTTCGGGGATCCTGCAGTACGTGGACGAGCCGCTGGTCTCGATCGACTTCAACCACGACCCGTGCTCCTCGGCGTTCGACGCGCTCTCCACGAAGGTCATCGGCGGGAAGATGGCGAAGGTCCTGGCGTGGTACGACAACGAGTGGGGATACTCCTGCCGCCTGGTCGACCTGGCGAAGTTCGTTTCCAGGGCGAAGTAG